A region of the Thalassoroseus pseudoceratinae genome:
AGAGATGAAACGGCCTTGGGCAGCCTGCTAATCAACAAGGTTCTCAAGTATGTGCGAACGGAGTTTTGGTGGTAGACTACTACTTCACCAGTATACCGATTCTGTCAGGCTCATCGGTATGAGTCGGACCACGCTTGTGTTGGCTGCAGACCATTGTGATGCGGAGTGTCCGCGTGCAGATTTGAAGAAGGACCGGAGTTCTCTGGCTGGCTATGTCCAATAGGGCTCGGCTTGTGTAGCCACTCATTCAGATGTGTCTGAGTTTCGACGACTGGATCACGATCGAGTTGAACAAGTCGACGATCGAGGAGAGTTCCTTGAGCTTCATGCAGTCGGGCCAGCAGAGCATTGTATCGAGCTAGCAATTGAGCGGAATTCGTCAACGCTTCGATATTGCTTCGAAGTGCGAGTTGGTAATCGTTTAATGCGACAATTAGCCAACCTCCCTGTTCTCCCGCGGGCGGTGGCGAATTGAAACGCAAGCGTGCCGTTTGGACCCAATCTTCACCTTCGCTGACTTGCTTCGTCGATTGTTCGTACTCGGCCCAAGTTGCAGCCATGTCATTGAGGATGTTCGCAAGTTCCGTAGAAACATTCTGAACCTGTTGCTGTAACAATGCACGTTCCTGGGCTAACTGCTGTTCGGCGGCCAAACGCCTCGCCTTGGCCGCACGATTGCCCAATGGAACGGAGAACAAGAATCCGGCAGACCAACTCGCATACTGCGCCTGACCAATTTGGTCAAAGGCATCTTGGTATTCATCGCTGATTCCACTGAGTCGATACAACGCCGTTAGATCAAATTGAGGTCGCTGTTGGTTTCGAGCGAGATCGTTCTCGATCTCACGCACACGAACTTGGAGTCGCCGCTGCAGGACATCAGGGCGATTTGAAAGTGCCAACGAAAGACATTCGTCGTGCGTGGGAGGTTGATACCGCTCATCGGGCTGATCAACTGGAATCAGTTGTTGACCGTCATTCAAGGGCAATCCGACCAATGTCCGTAGTAAGTTTTCGCTCTCCCGGATGTTTGCACCGGCACGAATTCGTTGCTGCAAGAATTCACGCCTTTGCAGTTGGACCCGGGCCACCTCTGCGGCGGTAACTCGCTCGGCTTGCAGCAACAGTTTTTCGATTCGCACGGCTTCGTCGAGCAGGGGAAGCATGCGATCAAGCGCATCCGCCGAAACACGAGCTGCTTGTAGTCGCCAGTAAGTCTCCTCAATGCTTCGCAATTCGGCCAGTATTTCGCCCTTGACATCCCACGCTGATTGATCGGCCTGCAACTGGGCGATATGGATTGGCGCGGTGTTGACCTCCGATCCTGCGCCCCGCAGCAACGGCTGGCGAGCTTCAGCGACTACAGCGGCACCAATCCTTGGATTGAAACTATTGAGTGAAGGATCACGTCGGTAGAGATACCCCAACGGAGGTTCATAAGATAGGCTGGTGACAGTGCCCGGCGTCCATCGCTTGGCAAGTTTGGCAACAAAATCACTTTCGTCACGAACGAGACCGCGTGACTGACGCAATGGATCGGCAGTATCGGTCGGCTCATCGTAACGACGCCCTGACGCATTGATTTCAACGGTCGGATCAAACTCGGCCTCTTCCACGACCACGAGCTGGCTGGCGATTCCCGGTGCATAAGCCGTCGTAGGGGCTGACACAACCGTGTCGCCTGCGAGTGTCCGAATGACATTCGAGTTCTGCAGCGCGAGTTGAATGGCCTCTCGCAGGGCAAAGGGGCGTCGTTCGGCCCGTTGATCACCGGCCTGACTCGTGGTTGGCTGTTGAGGGGTTAGGCTCGTCGGCTCGGAATTTGCCGAGACGCCAACAGAATGGCCCACATACGCGACACGATAACTTTGATAAGGCTCGTTCGATGACCCTTGATTAGCCTCTATGGACGGTGGCTCGGATTGCGTACCCTGTGGCAAGGTTAAAGGCGCGTTTTGACACCCCCAAACAGCCCAGATTACACAGATGATTGGTGTGAAACGCATAGTGGGCCGTGAACATCAATCTCCAAAAATGGAGCGGTTCTTCTGTGTCCAAACGTTTACATTTTTGAGTGAGTTTTGGAAGCGTAGCCGATTAACCCGAGTCGTTCAACACCAATCGATCGCTCTACATGGATGAAATGCCTACTCAACTATTGTCGTCAGGCAAGACTGGAACCAGTATGGTTGATGGCGTTGTCGAACTCCTGTCGACCTTTGCGATTCTAATTACGAAAACCATGTCATGTTGAAGATCAATCAGGGGTAAAGCCCTCAGACAGCCCATTCTTCCTTGATCGTCTGAATCAGCAAATCGTATCACAAACGATGCCTGTCGAATTTTGAATCCAATCAGATGTGCAATCACGGTCATGTATTTTATCGCTTACAGATCGCCCCGGGACGACACGCCGGTCATCAGGGAGGTCGATCGACTTGCGACGGCATTCATGTTTTGAGACGAGCATTGGCTGACAAAAAATCTCCGTTTTTCCTGGCATGAATCGGTTGATTTATAGAATACACACGATGCGGTTGGTTGTGTTGCGTCAACAAAATGTCTGTCCTTACTGCTCTTGAACAGGCATCAATTCGGCCATTTCCACATCGAGTGCCAGAGCCAGTTTTTCGACCGTTTGCAGAGTAACGTTGCGTTCACCACGTTCAATCAAAGAGACGAACGTCCGGTGGAGTTCCGCTAAGGCGGCCAAACGCTCTTGGGAAATGCCGTGTCCCGTGCGGACTTCACGCAATCGCTCACCGAATCGAACCCGGACATCCCGGCTCATGGAACACTCAACACCTATCGGAAATCTAAAAAAACTGATTGCGAGAGTGTCTTCCTCCCCTTACCATAGGTCTACAGTTCGACAGTATGGATACTGCTGGTAACATGTCGTCCGGTAGGTCCGGTGTTGACACAGTAAGTCTCCATTGACGCACGACAGTCGCGGTCTTGAAAAAGCACGTTCCTCCGACAACAAAGTTTCCATTTGTGAACAACGGTTGGAAAGTGGTTCTTCGGCAAACTTGGTGAAGCGGGGGCGTAGAATTGAGTATTGATTGATCTTCGACCACGTACCACAGGAGCTTGCGTACGTTGTTACCCATATTGCCGTCCGACGCGGGGTTGCGTTTAGACTGTGTGGAAATGAATGATGTTCTTGTTACGTTTTCGTTGAGCCCTTTGGCTCTGGCCGCCGCTTGCCCCGACTGTGGTCAGGAAACCGGCTACATTCATAGTCGATACACTCGAACCGCCCGGGACCTACCAATTCAAGGTCGCCCGGTCCGGCTATACTTGACGGTTCGCCGCTTTTTCTGCCGGAACGCCGATTGTCTGCGTCGAGTTTTCTGCGAACCCATCCCGCAACTACTGGCCAAGCATGCTCATTCAACCACTCGGCTGGCGGATGCCCATCGCACGATTGGGCTAGCGCTGGGTGGTGAACCAGGGGCTCGTTTGGCTGGCAAGCAGAAGCGACGGCTTGAGCGTTAGCGAGAGGCTCGTCGGCGTCACGATGAGGGACGGTCGCTTCGCCGGATTGCCCGCGAGATGGAGTTGTCGTGGCGAATCGTGCAGCGCTATATCCACTCCGATCAGCTCCCAGATTGGCAGCCAGTCCGCGAGCGACCATCGCAAATGACGAACTACCGGGAACGCATCGAGGCTTGGTTAGCGGATGGGAACGATAATGCGGCGGCCCTGCATCGGCGGTTGCTCTGTGAAGGCGTTCGGTTGAGTTACACCACCGTGCGGACCTACGTCAGCCGACTAATGGCGACTCGCGGCCTCTTCCGTCAGCGAATCAACGCAGCCAAACCTCCTCGGTCACGAGCTCCGTCCACCAAAGCTCTTTCGTTCGCCGTGATGACTGATCCCACTCGACGCACACCGACGCAGCAAAGCCAGGTGAATTGTCTGCACAAATTGAGTCCTGGAATCACCGAGGCGGTGGACCTTGTCGAAACATTCGCAGCCCTAATCCGCAAGTCATCTTGTTTGACTTGGCGGGAATGGCAAGCGAAAGCGTGGGACAGCCCATGTTCGGAACTGCGGGGATTTGCCGAAGGACTGGAACGTGACCGAAATGCGGTTCAGGCTGCGTTCGACGAGCCTTGGAGCAGTGGACCAGTCGAAGGGCACATTAACCGCTTGAAGACGATCAAGCGTCAAATGTCCGGCCGGGCCGGCTTGGCACTCCTCCGAGCCCGAATGATCCGTGCCGGATGAGCACGCCCCACTTCACCAAGTTTGCCGAACATTCTCTTTCCGACCGTTGTTTACAACACCTTAGCGCAAAAAATAACCCAGATGTTGTTGGATTCGAAGCCTTTCGGTTGAGATAGACCATTAACGACAATGCGTGGCAACTCAATATCGATATGTAGATGACTATTCCCGGCGAAATATTCTTTAGGAGCTAAATTCAGCGTGTTTTTGCGTCAAGTGTTAGTGAAGGACTCATTTAGCTCTCGGAAGCGAGAGTCATCCGACATATAGCACACAGTCCCTCAATCAAGCCGTTCGGAGACGCCGTCTCATGACGAAAGGATGCCCAATGCGTCCCGAAATTATAGAAATGTTCCTATATGAGGCTTTCTCCACGCACGAATCGATATATCGAAGACTGCGTACTAGTGGAGAGTCCATATTCTTTTCGTGTGCACAAACAACTATGCTGTTGTGTAGTAATTTCGTGGAACTGGTATATCAACTCTGCTGGTTCCCAATTCTTGCTTGTGGTTTCATTTGGCTTCAAATGTCTGCTCAATACTTCGTAACATACGAAAGGATTTAACTTGGCTTATTGCCCCGTCAAAACGCCTCCAATTGCGCAAGGACCTACCAATGACAAACCCTCAGCTCGAAGAAAATGGAGTCGTTTCAAGACCGCAATTTCAACTCCGGTCGTTGCCTCTGGCTATGCGGTGGGAAGTAACCCGTCGTCATCCGTACTATCAGACGTATTGGACTGGTTCCCGAAACTACTTCCGTAACGAGCCAATTACTAATCATGCGATTGAAGCCGAACTCCGAATGAGGAGCGTCGGCATTTTGGAAGCCATCGGAATCAGTGGAGAACCGCCTGATCCCGCGACGCCATTCGCTGAATTGGGCGAATCCGAGTTGCAAACGGGGTGGCTGTCCGGGGCCGCGCATCCGATTACGCTACGCGGAATGGCCGGGCTGCTCCTATGGGCTCTTTCTCGCGAAACGCTAAGTAGCCTGGGTGTCTTGTTTTCCGAAGCCGCTCGGCAAGATCCGGAAGACGAACTATCAGGATTCATGTCGGCCTATTTCAGTCTGAGACGAATGCCAAATCCCGATCTCGACAATTTTGTCGACGAGCCGATTGTCACGATCAATCCAGCCGCATCGGCTCGAGTCGTGAACGAGGCGATGAATGCCCTGTTATCCCAGTGGCGGGAAGAGCGCGAGTTGTCCGAACATCGCAATCGTTCGGACAAGTTTTCCGAGTATCTTGAAGTTTGGGATCTGCGCGAAGGTTGGAACGGTGCGAGCTACGACATCTCGCAGGAAAAGTTGTTTCGCCAGATTGCTGATGAAACCGGCCGAACATTACCCACAATCATCAGCCAGTATCGGCGAGCGTTCGAGTTAATCATCGGCCACCCGTACTCACCACGGCTTTGGTGGCGAACCGTCGGCGATACGAAGCTCGTCGACTTTGGGTTTACGCAAGTTCATCAAGGCGGTCGTCGACCTCAACGTTCCCCAACGCGACGGCTCACGCCGGAAGCCACTCTTGGTACAAGCATTGAATCGGTCCAGCCCTTCGATCGGAATTCGCAAGACGAATACACGTACGAGGAGTTGGTGATGGATATTGAGGCTTTGCTTGACCAGGGGAAAAATGACGCGGAAATCATCGAAACTCTTGAAATGCGACCCGATCGACCGGAGACACAGCGGTTCATCGACTATGTCCGCTCCCGGAAAGGGTGATCTCAAAAAATAACGTCGGCACTATTTCATAACGCGGAGAGGGTGAGAAGTTCATCACCTTGTCCGCGTTTTTTAATTTTCAAATGTCAACCTTGCCTCAAGATTCTCATCAAGCTCCGGAATATCTGTCTCCCGCCGAATTTGCCCGGCGTTCCGGTCTCTCTGAGCCGACCGTCAGGCGGTATGTCAAAAACGGTAAGTTGCCGAGTTACCAACCGGGCGGGCATCGCTGCCGGATTTCAATTCCCGCTAGTGCACTGCGGGCGACTGTACCTTCCGCCCCGGCTTCTGTTTCCTCACCGCAAGCCGAGCAGCCTAAACGGATCCCCGGCCCCCGGCCCAGTTGGACCCAATTGACCCCATTTGCTCAGTCACAAGGAAAATCAAATGCCCAAGCAGAGAACGAATGAACTCTACCGTTGCCGCTATTTCACATGGAAAATTTTTAACCGTAAAGAAGTCTGGCAAGCGGATGGCCGTTCGAACCCCGTTTCCGCCGGCCGCCACTCGCTCGGAACCCGAGATCGGACTGAGGCTCTCAAGAACCTCGAACAACTTGACCGAACGATGGCCGTCGAACAGGGACTCGCCAACCCCGCCATTCTCACGCAAGACAGTCGGAATACACTCCCGCTGCTAACCGGACGAGAATTGTACGAAAACCATATTGGTCGACCCGAAATAATCGGTGGTGTCCGACCGTCAAGTGCCAAACGCTACCGGGCCGTCCTCGACAAATTCCTCGCCTTTTGTAAAAGCCAGCGTCTCCAGTCCTGGGGCGAGATCGGCAACACGGTGATGAGTCAATATGCCAGTCATTTGGAAGAACACAATTACGCGTGGCGAACAATTTACCTGGAACTGAATACCATCAAGCAAATCGTGAAATGGATGGTCCAAGAGCAGCATCTCTCAGCGGATCATCTGATAACAATGCCTTTACAGAAAGCGCGCGGCACCAACACGTATTGTTGGCACGCTCAAGAAGTATCCGCCATGATCGCGCATTGTCGACAGCATGCCGAACTCGAATGGCTGGGTGATGTGATCGTCGCACTCGCCTGTACCGGACTCAGGATCGGTGAACTCGCGTCGCTTCGCTGGTCCGACCTCGATTTCTCGAAAGCTGTGCTCAGCCTAACGGACGAAACAGCAAGTCCGGCGAAGCGTCGCTCCGAGCGCCGGACTACCAAGACGGGACACGGTCGGTCCTTCCCGATCCATGCGGACCTTCTTACGGT
Encoded here:
- a CDS encoding helix-turn-helix domain-containing protein; the protein is MSTLPQDSHQAPEYLSPAEFARRSGLSEPTVRRYVKNGKLPSYQPGGHRCRISIPASALRATVPSAPASVSSPQAEQPKRIPGPRPSWTQLTPFAQSQGKSNAQAENE
- a CDS encoding transposase family protein codes for the protein MNDVLVTFSLSPLALAAACPDCGQETGYIHSRYTRTARDLPIQGRPVRLYLTVRRFFCRNADCLRRVFCEPIPQLLAKHAHSTTRLADAHRTIGLALGGEPGARLAGKQKRRLER
- a CDS encoding tyrosine-type recombinase/integrase — its product is MPKQRTNELYRCRYFTWKIFNRKEVWQADGRSNPVSAGRHSLGTRDRTEALKNLEQLDRTMAVEQGLANPAILTQDSRNTLPLLTGRELYENHIGRPEIIGGVRPSSAKRYRAVLDKFLAFCKSQRLQSWGEIGNTVMSQYASHLEEHNYAWRTIYLELNTIKQIVKWMVQEQHLSADHLITMPLQKARGTNTYCWHAQEVSAMIAHCRQHAELEWLGDVIVALACTGLRIGELASLRWSDLDFSKAVLSLTDETASPAKRRSERRTTKTGHGRSFPIHADLLTVLENKMRRGSQVFYGPKGGRLKPDTVRNVLIRDVLRPLQSRFPKQDDSIGFVDGRLHSFRHYFCSTCANNGIPEQMVMRWLGHRSSEMVRHYYHLHDGEAKRRMQQLDFLGSSSGRSADANQRPEAPEY
- a CDS encoding transposase — encoded protein: MATRGLFRQRINAAKPPRSRAPSTKALSFAVMTDPTRRTPTQQSQVNCLHKLSPGITEAVDLVETFAALIRKSSCLTWREWQAKAWDSPCSELRGFAEGLERDRNAVQAAFDEPWSSGPVEGHINRLKTIKRQMSGRAGLALLRARMIRAG
- a CDS encoding helix-turn-helix domain-containing protein, producing the protein MSRDVRVRFGERLREVRTGHGISQERLAALAELHRTFVSLIERGERNVTLQTVEKLALALDVEMAELMPVQEQ
- a CDS encoding TolC family protein, whose product is MGHSVGVSANSEPTSLTPQQPTTSQAGDQRAERRPFALREAIQLALQNSNVIRTLAGDTVVSAPTTAYAPGIASQLVVVEEAEFDPTVEINASGRRYDEPTDTADPLRQSRGLVRDESDFVAKLAKRWTPGTVTSLSYEPPLGYLYRRDPSLNSFNPRIGAAVVAEARQPLLRGAGSEVNTAPIHIAQLQADQSAWDVKGEILAELRSIEETYWRLQAARVSADALDRMLPLLDEAVRIEKLLLQAERVTAAEVARVQLQRREFLQQRIRAGANIRESENLLRTLVGLPLNDGQQLIPVDQPDERYQPPTHDECLSLALSNRPDVLQRRLQVRVREIENDLARNQQRPQFDLTALYRLSGISDEYQDAFDQIGQAQYASWSAGFLFSVPLGNRAAKARRLAAEQQLAQERALLQQQVQNVSTELANILNDMAATWAEYEQSTKQVSEGEDWVQTARLRFNSPPPAGEQGGWLIVALNDYQLALRSNIEALTNSAQLLARYNALLARLHEAQGTLLDRRLVQLDRDPVVETQTHLNEWLHKPSPIGHSQPENSGPSSNLHADTPHHNGLQPTQAWSDSYR